A genomic window from Actinomycetaceae bacterium MB13-C1-2 includes:
- the pepN gene encoding aminopeptidase N, whose protein sequence is MPGLNLTLEEAQQRASLITVDSYDVDLDLTGSDKVFRTKATIAFDATPGSETFVDMVAETIHSAELNGRTLDASTYRDYRLPISDLKEHNTLVIDADFKYMHTGEGLHRSVDPADGKVYLYSQFEVPDARRVYPTFEQPDLKATFTFTVKVPKDWTVLSMSPTPTPQIEGDFATFRFAPTERISTYITAIIAGPYEGKTGVIRSIDGREIDLGVYCRASLAQYLDADLIMEITEQGFDFFENAYGIPYPFTKYDQIFVPEYNAGAMENAGCITFRDQYIFRSQPTDWELESRTNTILHELAHMWFGDLVTMKWWDDLWLNESFAEFMAHLATAEATRWSDAWVGFMNRKDWGLSQDQKPSTHPVKAPIRDLEDVEVNFDGITYAKGASVLRQMVAYVGRENFFKGLNAYLTKHAYANATLEDLLSELEAASGRDMDHWTKVWVEEAGVTTLRPEVTVDEYDVITGLDVVQEVFTPGASLRPHALIVAGYSLGEDDKVHQVFSEAMDVDGERTQVAEALGKHRPDLILVNDQDLAYAKIRLDRESLGFVTRNIAKFPDALTRRILIAAAWDMTRDGEMPATEFLDLALEDLKVEDSVSARSQILRQIDEAVTSFVAPTNRGARMESVASRILELAKDAEPGSDAQKMLVQSLSRRSVSVGQYDFIDSLYRGTEVLDGLDMSLDLRWDLLFALVRAGRVGEEEIAGLQAEDSSLTGDQNAARARATVDSDSVREKTWQAIMHDVEIPNDTRWSMAQGFWSHSRTKPLEYQRYIERFFDQLAKTWEEHTFHIASRLVTIMFPDPLTGYIPNEDIAGRAQQWLVDHTDQPESLRRLVAESRSDCERMLVAQKVDELD, encoded by the coding sequence ATGCCGGGACTGAACCTAACCCTGGAAGAAGCACAACAGAGGGCCTCGCTGATCACTGTCGACAGCTACGACGTTGACCTGGACCTAACCGGTAGCGACAAGGTCTTTCGTACCAAAGCAACCATCGCCTTCGATGCAACACCTGGAAGCGAAACCTTTGTGGACATGGTCGCTGAGACCATTCATTCGGCCGAGCTAAACGGTCGGACTCTTGATGCCTCAACATATCGGGACTATCGTCTGCCAATCAGCGACCTGAAGGAACACAACACCCTGGTCATCGATGCAGACTTCAAATACATGCATACGGGCGAAGGGCTACATCGCAGTGTCGATCCCGCTGATGGCAAAGTTTACCTCTACTCACAGTTTGAGGTTCCCGATGCCCGTCGTGTTTATCCAACCTTTGAGCAACCCGATCTCAAGGCGACGTTCACCTTCACAGTCAAGGTTCCAAAGGACTGGACGGTTCTCTCGATGTCTCCGACTCCAACCCCGCAGATAGAGGGCGATTTCGCCACCTTCCGTTTTGCGCCGACTGAACGCATCTCCACGTACATCACCGCGATCATTGCGGGACCGTACGAGGGTAAGACAGGCGTTATTCGCTCCATTGACGGCCGCGAGATCGACCTCGGTGTCTACTGCCGCGCTTCACTGGCTCAGTATCTTGATGCCGATCTGATCATGGAGATCACCGAGCAGGGCTTTGATTTCTTCGAGAACGCATACGGCATCCCCTATCCGTTCACGAAGTACGACCAGATCTTCGTCCCTGAGTACAACGCGGGAGCAATGGAGAATGCCGGCTGCATTACCTTCCGCGATCAGTATATTTTCCGTTCCCAGCCCACGGACTGGGAACTTGAGAGTCGAACCAATACCATTCTTCACGAACTGGCTCACATGTGGTTTGGCGACCTGGTAACCATGAAGTGGTGGGACGACCTTTGGCTCAATGAGTCTTTTGCCGAGTTCATGGCTCACCTCGCCACCGCAGAGGCCACGCGCTGGTCCGATGCTTGGGTCGGCTTCATGAATCGCAAGGACTGGGGACTATCCCAGGACCAGAAGCCGTCCACCCACCCGGTAAAGGCACCGATCCGCGATCTCGAGGATGTTGAAGTCAACTTTGACGGCATCACCTACGCCAAGGGTGCCTCAGTTCTGCGTCAGATGGTTGCGTACGTTGGTCGCGAAAACTTCTTCAAGGGCCTAAACGCGTACCTGACCAAGCACGCGTATGCCAACGCCACTCTTGAGGATCTGCTCTCCGAACTCGAAGCAGCTTCAGGTCGCGATATGGATCATTGGACCAAGGTTTGGGTCGAGGAAGCCGGCGTAACCACGCTCCGCCCCGAGGTCACAGTGGATGAATATGACGTCATTACTGGCTTGGACGTGGTCCAGGAGGTCTTCACACCGGGCGCATCACTGCGACCCCATGCACTAATCGTCGCGGGCTACTCGCTGGGCGAGGACGACAAAGTCCATCAGGTCTTCAGTGAAGCAATGGACGTTGACGGTGAGCGCACTCAGGTTGCTGAAGCCCTTGGCAAACATCGCCCGGATCTGATCTTGGTAAACGATCAGGATCTGGCGTATGCCAAAATCAGGCTGGACAGAGAGTCACTTGGATTCGTAACCCGCAACATCGCGAAGTTCCCAGATGCTCTAACTCGCCGTATTCTGATTGCGGCCGCGTGGGACATGACCCGGGACGGCGAAATGCCCGCGACCGAGTTCCTGGACCTCGCACTCGAAGACCTGAAGGTTGAGGACTCCGTCTCGGCTCGCTCTCAGATACTCCGGCAAATCGACGAAGCAGTGACTTCCTTTGTCGCGCCGACGAATCGAGGGGCGCGAATGGAGTCAGTTGCTTCCCGAATCCTCGAACTTGCCAAAGACGCCGAGCCCGGGTCAGATGCCCAAAAGATGCTGGTGCAGTCCCTTTCAAGGCGTAGCGTCAGCGTGGGGCAATACGACTTCATTGACTCGCTGTACCGAGGAACGGAAGTCCTCGATGGTCTTGATATGAGCCTGGATCTTCGCTGGGATTTGCTGTTCGCACTGGTTCGCGCCGGACGTGTGGGTGAGGAGGAAATCGCTGGACTCCAGGCTGAGGACTCCTCCCTTACCGGAGACCAGAACGCAGCTCGTGCCCGCGCAACCGTAGATTCTGATTCGGTACGCGAGAAGACTTGGCAGGCAATCATGCACGATGTCGAGATTCCGAATGACACTCGTTGGTCAATGGCTCAGGGTTTCTGGTCGCATTCTCGCACCAAACCACTTGAGTACCAGCGCTACATTGAGCGCTTCTTCGACCAGTTGGCAAAGACGTGGGAGGAACACACCTTCCATATTGCCTCACGTCTCGTTACCATCATGTTCCCCGACCCGCTTACGGGGTATATCCCAAACGAGGACATTGCCGGGCGCGCGCAACAATGGCTGGTAGACCATACGGATCAACCCGAGTCTTTGCGTCGTCTGGTCGCCGAGTCTCGCTCAGATTGCGAACGCATGCTCGTGGCACAGAAGGTCGATGAACTCGACTGA
- a CDS encoding glucose PTS transporter subunit EIIB, with protein sequence MAASKVSGVLHMSQAEEILTGLGGKANVLEIEPCITRLRVDVLDPNVVDQDALSKAGAFGVVQVGGSVQVVVGPIADDLATKINEII encoded by the coding sequence ATGGCCGCGAGCAAAGTGAGCGGGGTCTTACACATGTCTCAAGCTGAAGAGATACTGACCGGCCTGGGTGGCAAGGCAAACGTCTTAGAAATCGAGCCTTGCATAACCCGACTGCGCGTTGATGTACTCGACCCGAATGTGGTCGATCAGGATGCGCTCTCGAAGGCTGGAGCCTTTGGAGTCGTGCAGGTCGGCGGATCCGTACAGGTCGTGGTTGGTCCAATCGCAGACGATCTAGCAACGAAGATCAACGAGATTATCTAG